One genomic region from Microcystis panniformis FACHB-1757 encodes:
- a CDS encoding esterase-like activity of phytase family protein, which translates to MIDRFYKRLTAENLRFPILGLIASLIVTFSLGACGVSPQVLAEQRMFLPLSVEFLGEYQLPQADYQGTRVGGLSAITYDRANNRFYLLSDDRSQKAPARFYRASLQINGEKIEKVNLEAVTFLKDGKGETFKKGSIDPEGIAFSPRQTLFISSEGAVKQGIAPFIAEFDLQGQLKESLLIPNRFLPDDTNQKGIQDNLGFESLTLGITSTLKDDPFRLFTATESALIQDSPTGKRAENLRVRLLHYVIDPIGAPVLVSEQLYVLDEPPSGARYYGLTELLALEKEGYFLSLERTFGLEGFGAKLFQVVNGSATDTSKIARIPGELEALQVQPLRKKLLLDLGTLGIDLDNLEGMTLGPRLADGSRSLILVSDDNFNPNQVNQFLLFRLKEK; encoded by the coding sequence GTGATCGATCGATTCTATAAGAGACTGACTGCCGAAAATTTGCGTTTCCCAATTTTGGGTTTAATTGCTAGTTTGATTGTAACCTTTAGTCTGGGGGCCTGTGGTGTCTCCCCGCAAGTTTTAGCAGAACAACGAATGTTTCTACCCCTCTCGGTCGAGTTTTTGGGAGAATATCAATTGCCACAAGCGGATTATCAAGGGACAAGGGTGGGGGGATTATCGGCAATTACATACGATCGTGCCAATAACCGCTTTTATCTCCTCAGTGATGATCGTTCTCAGAAAGCTCCGGCCCGCTTTTATCGGGCTAGTTTGCAGATAAATGGTGAAAAAATCGAAAAAGTGAATTTAGAGGCAGTCACGTTCCTAAAAGATGGCAAGGGAGAAACGTTTAAAAAGGGATCGATCGACCCGGAAGGTATCGCTTTTTCGCCCCGACAAACTTTGTTTATTTCCAGTGAAGGTGCGGTTAAACAGGGAATTGCTCCTTTTATTGCTGAATTTGATTTGCAGGGACAATTAAAGGAGTCTTTGTTAATTCCTAATCGCTTTTTACCAGATGATACCAATCAAAAAGGAATACAGGATAATTTAGGGTTTGAATCCTTAACTTTAGGGATTACCAGCACTCTCAAAGACGATCCTTTTCGTTTGTTTACTGCCACAGAAAGCGCGTTAATTCAAGATAGTCCCACGGGAAAAAGAGCAGAAAATCTCAGAGTGCGACTTCTTCATTATGTTATTGATCCGATTGGTGCGCCTGTGTTAGTATCAGAACAATTGTATGTGTTAGATGAGCCACCCAGTGGTGCGAGATACTACGGTTTAACGGAATTATTAGCTTTAGAAAAAGAGGGTTATTTTCTCAGTTTAGAGCGAACTTTTGGTTTAGAAGGTTTTGGAGCGAAACTATTTCAGGTAGTTAATGGGAGTGCCACTGACACCTCGAAAATTGCTCGGATACCGGGAGAATTAGAAGCTTTACAGGTGCAACCCTTGCGGAAAAAATTATTACTAGATTTAGGGACTTTGGGGATTGATTTAGATAATTTAGAAGGAATGACCCTCGGTCCAAGATTAGCTGATGGCAGTCGCTCTTTGATTTTAGTCAGTGATGATAATTTTAATCCGAATCAGGTCAATCAGTTTTTACTATTTCGACTCAAGGAAAAATAA
- a CDS encoding LabA-like NYN domain-containing protein, translated as MTEAGLCHCNGGGRPKDRLSIFVDGNNMFYAQQKNGWFFDPRKVLNYFTNDPNIMLINAFWYTGLKDSQDQRGFRDALISLGYTVRTKILKEYYDDSSGRFSQKANLDIEIVVDMFNTVDQYDRVILFSGDGDFERAIELLRSKNTHITVVSTEGMIARELRNATDRYIDLNDIRKDIEKSDY; from the coding sequence ATGACAGAAGCCGGTCTTTGTCATTGTAATGGTGGCGGTCGTCCGAAAGATCGCCTTTCGATTTTTGTGGATGGCAATAATATGTTTTATGCTCAACAAAAAAATGGTTGGTTTTTTGACCCGCGCAAGGTGTTAAATTACTTCACCAACGACCCGAATATTATGTTAATTAATGCCTTTTGGTACACGGGTTTAAAAGATTCCCAAGATCAAAGAGGTTTTCGCGATGCTTTAATTAGTTTGGGTTATACGGTGAGAACGAAAATTTTGAAAGAATATTATGATGATAGTTCCGGTCGTTTTTCTCAGAAGGCTAATTTAGATATCGAAATTGTCGTCGATATGTTTAATACCGTCGATCAATATGATCGAGTGATTTTATTTAGCGGTGATGGAGATTTTGAACGAGCGATCGAACTATTGCGCTCTAAAAATACTCATATTACCGTAGTTTCTACGGAAGGGATGATCGCTAGGGAATTGCGAAATGCCACCGATCGCTATATTGACCTGAATGATATTCGCAAAGATATCGAAAAAAGTGATTATTAA
- a CDS encoding sulfurtransferase: MNPIAPLVSPSWLVTNLDRPDLMVIDCRFQLNDPDLGYQEYLANHIENAFYLHLDRDLSAPVAPHGGRHPLPNPQTIAAKLSSLGVISGQTHVIAYDASRFAFASRLWWLLRYLGHERVSILDGGWQNWLNAGYPVSNQIPVPKTGSFLPQVQQDWVVTIEEVKRQKEQGGVVLIDARESDRYRGEREPIDPIAGHIEGALNYPWLEVTDSQGFSQPQDLQKQRWQERQGDREIILYCGSGVTACVNIFSLTLAGYENVKLYSGGWSDWCSYLI, translated from the coding sequence ATGAATCCGATCGCACCCCTAGTTTCTCCTAGTTGGTTAGTGACTAATCTCGATCGCCCCGATCTGATGGTTATTGACTGTCGTTTTCAGTTAAACGATCCCGATCTCGGTTATCAAGAGTATTTAGCCAATCATATTGAAAATGCCTTCTATTTACACCTCGATCGCGATTTATCGGCTCCCGTTGCCCCTCATGGCGGCCGTCATCCTTTACCGAATCCGCAGACGATAGCCGCTAAATTAAGCTCTTTAGGGGTGATTTCTGGTCAAACCCATGTCATCGCCTACGATGCCTCCCGTTTTGCCTTTGCCAGTCGTCTCTGGTGGTTATTACGTTATCTGGGCCATGAACGAGTCAGCATTCTCGATGGTGGTTGGCAAAATTGGTTAAATGCCGGTTATCCCGTCTCTAATCAGATACCTGTGCCGAAAACCGGCTCTTTTCTCCCCCAAGTTCAACAGGATTGGGTAGTCACGATCGAGGAGGTAAAAAGGCAAAAAGAGCAAGGGGGAGTGGTGTTAATTGATGCTAGGGAAAGCGATCGCTATCGGGGTGAAAGGGAACCGATCGATCCGATCGCCGGCCACATCGAGGGGGCGCTTAATTATCCCTGGTTGGAAGTCACCGATAGTCAGGGTTTTTCTCAACCCCAGGACCTGCAAAAACAACGTTGGCAAGAGCGGCAAGGCGATCGAGAAATTATCCTCTACTGTGGTTCAGGAGTGACAGCCTGTGTTAATATCTTTTCCCTGACCCTAGCCGGATACGAGAATGTTAAGCTATATTCTGGAGGTTGGAGTGATTGGTGTTCCTACCTGATCTAA
- a CDS encoding ATP-binding protein, with the protein MKISFQVDSDLKSLDTVLKYFEQLEPAGIPQKDWLQCQLALAEGFTNAVRHAHRHLPPEIPIEIEIEIAPHQMELRIWDRGSAFDLESFIEKNAHRDYSFSAHGQGLPILEKIADQLSYTRSEDQRNCLLIIKQFSRHESDRTPSFS; encoded by the coding sequence GTGAAGATTTCTTTTCAGGTAGATAGCGATCTCAAGTCCTTAGATACCGTTTTAAAATATTTTGAGCAACTTGAACCAGCGGGCATTCCCCAAAAAGACTGGCTCCAGTGTCAGCTTGCTCTTGCCGAAGGTTTTACCAATGCAGTCCGTCACGCTCACCGACACCTACCTCCCGAAATCCCGATCGAGATCGAGATCGAGATTGCCCCCCACCAGATGGAACTTCGCATCTGGGATCGGGGTTCCGCCTTCGATTTAGAGAGCTTTATCGAGAAAAATGCCCATCGTGACTATAGTTTCTCCGCTCATGGGCAAGGACTGCCGATCCTCGAAAAAATCGCCGATCAACTCAGTTATACTCGCAGCGAAGATCAGCGCAACTGTCTATTAATTATTAAACAATTTTCCCGCCATGAATCCGATCGCACCCCTAGTTTCTCCTAG
- a CDS encoding PP2C family protein-serine/threonine phosphatase — protein sequence MVRILVIDDDGVIQTFLSRALRKEYEVFIASDGEEGLKQAGQLKPAMIICDWMMPGIDGLEVCRQIKLNPQLSTTFFILLTSLGSVEDRVKGLDAGADDFLCKPIEINELKARVRAGIRLHQLSHDLQAQKQLLEMELAEAADYVRSLLPESFISPKLAIDFRFLPSRRLGGDGFDYYWLDNDHLMLYLLDVAGHGLRAALPSLSVINLLRSRGLTQVNYYQPNQVLHGLNQVYQISPKNDKYFTIWYGIYDQKQQQLTYASAGHPPAVLLTQKPFGQMIETRLKAPGFPIGMFPEAEYINQVQSLNFSSSLYLFSDGIYEIDCADGRMWGLENFIQSLRNYHCNSAKNLDNFIEKIQALQFDGNFRDDLSIMQVDFR from the coding sequence ATGGTACGAATTCTAGTAATTGATGATGATGGAGTAATTCAAACGTTTTTGAGCCGCGCTTTGCGGAAGGAATACGAGGTTTTTATTGCCAGTGATGGGGAAGAAGGATTAAAGCAAGCGGGGCAACTAAAACCAGCGATGATTATTTGTGATTGGATGATGCCGGGGATCGATGGGTTGGAAGTTTGCCGGCAAATTAAGCTTAATCCCCAACTGTCAACGACTTTTTTTATCCTCTTAACTTCTTTGGGATCGGTGGAGGATCGGGTGAAGGGATTGGATGCGGGGGCCGATGATTTTTTGTGTAAACCGATCGAAATTAATGAGTTAAAAGCGCGTGTGCGAGCGGGAATTCGTTTGCATCAATTAAGTCATGATCTGCAAGCACAAAAACAATTACTAGAAATGGAGTTAGCGGAGGCGGCGGACTATGTGCGATCGCTGTTACCAGAATCTTTTATTTCTCCAAAACTTGCTATCGATTTTCGCTTCCTTCCTTCTCGTCGATTGGGGGGGGATGGATTTGATTATTATTGGTTAGATAATGACCATTTGATGTTATATCTTTTAGATGTGGCTGGCCATGGTTTGCGAGCGGCTTTACCTTCCCTTTCGGTGATTAATTTACTCCGTTCCCGTGGTTTAACTCAGGTGAATTACTATCAACCTAATCAGGTTTTACATGGGTTAAATCAAGTTTATCAAATCAGTCCTAAGAATGATAAATATTTTACTATCTGGTACGGAATTTATGATCAGAAACAACAACAGTTAACCTATGCCAGTGCCGGTCATCCCCCGGCAGTTCTCCTGACTCAAAAACCTTTTGGACAGATGATTGAAACCAGACTGAAAGCCCCCGGTTTTCCCATCGGAATGTTTCCGGAAGCAGAATATATCAATCAGGTTCAATCCCTGAATTTCTCCAGTAGCCTTTATCTTTTTAGCGATGGAATTTACGAGATCGATTGTGCTGATGGTAGGATGTGGGGACTAGAAAACTTTATTCAATCTTTACGAAATTATCACTGTAATTCTGCTAAAAATCTTGATAATTTTATTGAAAAAATTCAAGCTTTACAATTTGATGGTAATTTTAGGGATGATCTTTCGATCATGCAGGTGGATTTTCGTTAA
- a CDS encoding STAS domain-containing protein has translation MSSSIKVIQPSGILDGNQASEFRQEIAEAVQGGSEVIIVDFKNVTFMDSSGLGALVLSLKTVRSAGGKLLICSINEQIKMLFELTDMDRVFEIFNNREELEQKILGS, from the coding sequence ATGAGTTCTTCCATCAAAGTTATTCAACCATCGGGTATTTTAGATGGCAACCAAGCCAGCGAATTTCGCCAAGAAATTGCCGAAGCCGTGCAGGGAGGTTCCGAGGTTATTATCGTTGATTTCAAGAATGTCACCTTTATGGATAGTTCTGGTTTAGGGGCGCTAGTTTTATCCTTAAAAACCGTGCGTTCTGCGGGGGGTAAACTATTGATCTGCTCGATTAATGAGCAGATAAAAATGTTGTTTGAATTGACCGATATGGATCGAGTTTTTGAAATTTTTAATAACCGAGAAGAATTAGAACAAAAAATCCTCGGAAGTTAA
- a CDS encoding ABC transporter ATP-binding protein — MNPQQILLKYTLKHWILVVSSIVIGFASTIFNGVGAILVIPLLISFINPENDILKNAPEIIKKLLSVFEFFSVDTRFFWMFAAILLILILKHITNFVSNLLGTYLSLIMAKDMRIDSVILLLEVDIDYYVKSKIGDIFNRFMSEINRAVASIRNYINLIKIIATAFMYLAILLSISWQLTILSSVLGGFLGLLNQYFVKRSKKFGEIITVTAKQQTNKLLELLTGIRLIKAVGNERYELESIVEDIEAREKAGLDAQTNNAVIAPLNEIGGVIIIALIIIAGRYLFNEQLQALATILLTYLYVLFRALPIVSQINSARSSLLGDISAVEVVADFLIRENKPFMSNGSIPYQRLETGIHFDNVQFSYPGHQELVLKGIDLWIPKGKMIALVGASGAGKSTIADLLPRFYDPTAGRILFDGQDLRDYEIKSLRKAMGIVSQDTFLFNNSLRFNIAYGLSDVSDAEIVAATKRANAYEFISKLPEGLDTEIGDRGVRLSGGQKQRLAIARALLREPDILILDEATSALDTISERLVQEAIDELCRERTTLVIAHRLSTVQKAYQIVVLDKGKVAEIGNHEELLAQGGHYARLHALQFSDSKEADSKNREDEQKRKAYLSYEARSSLNSLLGSLRLVSEDLIEDSQEKQEILEESCSSAMRLLHIIEDYEYSSTR, encoded by the coding sequence ATGAATCCTCAGCAAATTCTGCTTAAATATACGCTTAAACACTGGATATTAGTGGTTTCCAGTATTGTTATCGGCTTTGCCAGTACCATATTTAATGGGGTGGGAGCTATTTTAGTTATCCCCTTACTAATTTCTTTTATTAATCCCGAAAATGATATCTTAAAAAATGCCCCCGAAATTATCAAAAAGCTGCTCTCAGTTTTCGAGTTTTTCTCGGTCGATACTCGTTTTTTCTGGATGTTTGCGGCGATATTATTGATTTTAATTCTCAAGCACATTACCAATTTTGTCAGTAATTTGCTAGGCACTTACTTGTCTTTAATTATGGCAAAAGATATGCGAATTGATTCAGTTATTCTGCTGCTAGAAGTGGATATAGATTATTATGTAAAAAGTAAAATAGGAGATATTTTTAATCGTTTCATGTCGGAGATTAATCGGGCTGTAGCATCAATTAGAAATTACATAAACCTGATTAAGATTATCGCTACAGCTTTCATGTACTTAGCTATTTTATTATCAATTTCTTGGCAATTAACTATTCTTTCAAGTGTTTTGGGTGGCTTTTTAGGTCTGCTTAATCAATACTTTGTCAAGAGATCGAAAAAGTTTGGAGAGATTATCACCGTAACGGCTAAACAGCAAACTAATAAACTGTTGGAACTGTTAACGGGAATTCGTCTAATTAAAGCGGTAGGCAATGAAAGATACGAATTAGAATCTATTGTGGAAGATATCGAAGCCCGGGAGAAAGCGGGTTTAGATGCCCAGACTAATAATGCTGTAATCGCTCCGCTCAATGAGATCGGTGGGGTAATTATTATTGCTTTAATTATCATTGCTGGTCGTTATCTTTTTAATGAACAACTGCAAGCTTTAGCGACAATTTTATTAACCTATCTCTATGTACTTTTCCGGGCCTTGCCGATAGTTAGTCAAATTAACAGTGCTAGGAGTAGTCTATTGGGTGATATTTCCGCAGTAGAGGTGGTAGCGGATTTTCTCATTCGAGAGAATAAACCATTTATGAGCAATGGCTCTATTCCCTATCAAAGATTAGAGACAGGTATTCATTTTGATAACGTCCAATTTTCCTATCCTGGTCATCAAGAATTAGTTCTCAAGGGCATCGATCTGTGGATTCCAAAAGGAAAAATGATCGCTCTTGTTGGTGCTTCGGGGGCGGGAAAATCGACAATTGCTGATTTATTACCACGCTTTTATGATCCTACAGCTGGGAGGATTCTTTTTGACGGTCAAGATTTACGGGATTATGAGATCAAATCTCTGAGAAAAGCCATGGGAATAGTCAGTCAAGACACTTTTCTCTTTAATAATTCTCTCCGTTTTAATATTGCCTACGGATTAAGCGATGTTAGTGATGCAGAAATTGTAGCAGCGACAAAAAGGGCGAATGCCTACGAGTTTATCTCCAAACTGCCGGAAGGACTGGATACGGAAATTGGCGATCGGGGAGTGAGACTTTCGGGGGGACAAAAACAAAGATTAGCGATCGCTCGTGCCTTACTGCGAGAGCCGGATATTCTCATTCTCGATGAAGCCACCAGTGCTTTGGATACAATTTCTGAGCGTTTAGTACAGGAAGCGATCGATGAACTCTGTCGCGAGCGGACTACTCTTGTGATCGCTCACCGTCTTTCCACTGTTCAAAAAGCCTATCAAATTGTGGTGCTAGACAAGGGAAAAGTGGCAGAAATCGGCAATCATGAGGAATTATTAGCTCAAGGTGGTCATTATGCCCGTTTACACGCTCTGCAATTTAGTGATAGCAAAGAGGCCGACTCTAAGAATAGGGAAGATGAGCAAAAAAGAAAAGCTTATTTATCCTACGAAGCGAGAAGCAGTCTTAATAGTCTTTTAGGTTCTTTGCGTCTAGTATCTGAAGATTTAATCGAAGATTCTCAGGAGAAACAGGAAATTTTAGAAGAATCCTGTAGTTCAGCTATGCGACTTCTCCATATTATCGAAGACTACGAGTATTCCTCGACTCGATAG